From Drosophila busckii strain San Diego stock center, stock number 13000-0081.31 unplaced genomic scaffold, ASM1175060v1 chrUn_07, whole genome shotgun sequence, one genomic window encodes:
- the LOC108607816 gene encoding FAS-associated factor 2 gives MEAEGLTNEQTDKVLQFQDLTGIEDMNICRDVLIRHQWDLEVAFQEQMNIREGRPTMLTASTDVRAPAVINDRFLQQVFSANMPGGRTVSRVPSIGPMPRNITGIVGYVINFVFQYFYSTLSGIVRAFLNFGGGNEPRLVTDPVADVMKFIREYNERYTEHPVFYQGTYAQALNDAKQELRFLLVYLHKDPSNNPDIDSFCRDTLASRPVIDYINAHTLLWGCDVSTPEGYRVMQSITVRSFPLMVMISLRSNRMMIVGRFEGDCTPEELLRRLQAVISVNEVWLSQARADRLERNLTQTLRRQQDEAYEQSLLADEEKERQRQRELEAVRQQQEAEERVRRDVELRKEEIARQKIELASLVPSEPASDAADAIAVVFKLPNGTRLERRFQQSNSILDVYHFLFCHPESPDEFEITTNFPKRVLYSKAVVDAAEGAAHEIVNKTLQDVGLKNREVLFVHDLDA, from the exons ATGGAGGCAGAAGGTCTGACAAATGAGCAAACAGACAAGGTGCTGCAATTTCAAGATCTGACAGGCATCGAGGACATGAACATATGTCGCGATGTTCTCATACGACATCAATGGGATCTAGAG GTTGCCTTCCAGGAGCAAATGAACATACGTGAAGGCCGACCAACAATGCTGACTGCCTCCACAGATGTGCGTGCACCCGCGGTCATCAATGATCGCTTCCTGCAACAGGTTTTCTCCGCCAATATGCCTGGCGGCCGGACTGTTAGCAGGGTTCCCAGCATCGGTCCGATGCCGCGAAATATTACCGGCATTGTGGGCTATGTGATTAACTTTGTGTTCCAGTACTTTTACTCAACGCTTTCGGGTATTGTACGTGCATTTCTAAACTTTGGTGGTGGCAATGAGCCGCGCCTTGTGACAGATCCGGTTGCTGATGTGATGAAGTTTATACGGGAGTACAACGAGCGGTATACTGAGCACCCAGTTTTCTACCAAGGCACTTACGCCCAGGCATTGAACGATGCCAAGCAGGAACTGCGCTTTTTGCTCGTATACCTGCACAAGGATCCTAGCAATAATCCCGATATAGATTCATTCTGTCGCGATACGCTTGCTTCGCGCCCTGTTATTGATTATATCAACGCACACACCCTTTTATGGGGCTGTGATGTTTCCACGCCGGAGGGCTACCGCGTCATGCAGTCGATCACAGTGCGTAGCTTTCCATTGATGGTTATGATAAGCCTGCGATCGAATCGTATGATGATTGTGGGCAGATTCGAGGGCGACTGCACGCCAGAGGAGCTGCTGCGGCGACTGCAGGCGGTGATATCAGTCAATGAAGTGTGGCTCAGTCAGGCACGCGCCGATCGCTTGGAACGCAATCTTACACAGACGCTACGACGTCAGCAAGATGAGGCTTATGAACAGAGTTTGCTTGCCGACGAAGAGAAGGAACGTCAGCGTCAAAGGGAGTTGGAAGCTGTGCGTCAGCAACAAGAGGCCGAAGAGCGTGTACGTCGTGATGTTGAGCTGCGAAAGGAGGAGATTGCCAGACAAAAGATCGAATTGGCGTCTCTCGTGCCCTCTGAGCCAGCGTCAGATGCGGCTGATGCCATTGCAGTCGTCTTCAAGCTGCCTAACGGCACGAGACTGGAACGACGCTTCCAGCAGTCAAATTCCATTCTA gaTGTATATCATTTCTTGTTCTGCCATCCCGAGTCGCCAGATGAATTCGAAATCACAACGAATTTTCCTAAACGTGTACTGTACTCTAAGGCAGTCGTGGACGCAGCCGAAGGAGCGGCGCatgaaattgttaacaaaactCTCCAGGATGTCGGGCTTAAGAACCGGGAGGTGCTCTTTGTCCATGATTTAGATGCGTAA
- the LOC108607814 gene encoding uncharacterized protein LOC108607814 yields the protein MYLISTSKKTVLSDFADLETKSIFEHTNGESTDFQFNAQRRVFVEVDRKAGLSVMRIKEKHQNTPEIQRVRKLTIENVYSVCCAKTASNQIAIGQSSGFVKQFDFRTAELIHRYPADPSRGSVLFVDYNCTDEYIAAVMESGKINIFGTKTKQKMETLSIDEQSFLARFHPSKRFQLAIASFKGAVTVHDVQLKRSIFHIENAHESPCRDVGMCSSQPSLLVSVGYDCKINIFDIRRNKAQSSTGRLSYSHPLSTVALSECGTYFCAGNLKGELISYDMRSTKAPLALRSVHDGCAVMRVAFVPIPAEEQQSSSFSSSNNVTMESGATVGGEKATHVEQTPSDELRKSIAYNLLSSQQQLSGMGTLAYSTGRSQRDSFCDFLDAHKPRAVDRMSTRLSTTARRDSFDWDALHFKAQCDEQQSKSIAATGSGLSSLDSSTGESLLQTISGPLRDRSNISGEAKLKQIAETDEHSELHEKASNCSENSDKENAPMLEHLEQKQRLRMLSASRNSTPHHATAGVSKATNLQLQPQQLLVKSSSNVSSTAGPSQYDFQAVLTDMRELIDERFDNFERELKWSFEKNKFNIFNQLSAHCNQQFDATQEIRDGMALLLRRDPFMKEYLRVQKENEVLRAQLQHALKVRDSNDTNDA from the exons atgtatttaatttcaacgTCTAAGAAAACAGTGCTTTCGGATTTTGCGGACTTGGAGACAAAATCAATATTCGAGCATACTAATGGCGAGTCCACGGACTTTCAATTCAACGCGCAGCGGCGCGTCTTCGTCGAGGTCGACAGAAAAGCGGGCTTGTCGGTGATGCGCATCAAAGAGAAGCATCAAAACA CTCCGGAGATACAACGCGTGCGCAAATTGACCATAGAGAACGTATATTCAGTTTGCTGCGCCAAAACAGCGTCAAATCAGATTGCAATTGGTCAATCGAGCGGCTTTGTGAAGCAATTTGATTTTCGTACTGCAGAGCTAATACACCGATATCCGGCAGATCCATCTCGTGGTTCGGTGCTCTTCGTGGACTACAATTGCACAGATGAATACATTGCGGCAGTTATGGAAAGTGGCAAGATTAATATATTTGGCACCAAAACTAAGCAGAAGATGGAAACGCTTAGTATTGATGAGCA ATCATTCCTGGCCCGTTTTCATCCTAGCAAACGGTTTCAATTGGCTATTGCCAGCTTTAAAGGTGCGGTGACCGTTCACGATGTTCAGTTGAAGCGCAGTATTTTTCATATAGAGAATGCACATGAGTCACCGTGTCGAGATGTGGGCATGTGCAGCTCTCAACCTTCCTTGCTGGTCAGCGTTGGATACGATTGCAAAATCAACATATTCGATATACGTCGGAATAAGGCGCAATCTTCAACGGGTCGCCTGAGCTACTCGCACCCCTTATCCACAGTTGCTTTGAGCGAATGTGGCACTTACTTCTGTGCGGGCAATCTGAAGGGAGAACTGATTTCCTATGATATGCGCAGCACCAAGGCCCCATTGGCTCTGCGGTCCGTGCATGATGGCTG CGCCGTCATGCGCGTTGCTTTTGTCCCAATACCCGCGGAGGagcaacagagcagcagctttagcagCTCCAATAATGTTACTATGGAGAGTGGCGCTACCGTCGGTGGAGAAAAGGCAACACATGTGGAGCAGACACCCAGCGATGAGCTACGCAAATCAATTGCATATAACTTGCTCAGTAGCCAACAACAGTTAAGTGGCATGGGGACCCTTGCCTATAGCACTGGACGCTCCCAGCGCGATtctttttgtgattttttggATGCACACAAGCCACGCGCTGTAGATCGGATGTCTACCCGTCTATCGACTACAGCACGGCGCGATAGTTTTGACTGGGATGCGTTGCACTTTAAGGCACAGTGTGATGAGCAGCAGTCCAAGAGCATAGCTGCCACAGGCTCTGGGCTTAGTTCGCTGGACAGCTCAACGGGAGAGTCGCTGCTGCAAACGATTAGTGGTCCTTTGCGGGATCGCAGTAACATATCAGGAGAAGCAAAGCTGAAACAAATAGCTGAAACGGATGAACACAGTGAGCTGCACGAAAAGGCGTCCAACTGCTCGGAAAACAGCGATAAGGAGAATGCACCTATGCTGGAGCATTTGGAGCAGAAGCAGCGTCTACGCATGCTCTCTGCCAGTCGCAACAGCACGCCGCATCATGCAACTGCCGGTGTTTCCAAGGCGACCAACTTGCAGCTACAACCACAACAGCTGCTGGTCAAGAGCTCCAGTAATGTGTCTTCCACAGCAGGACCATCACAGTATGATTTTCAAGCTGTGCTCACTGATATGCGAGAGCTTATCGATGAACGCTTTGATAACTTTGAGCGGGAGCTTAAATGGTCGTTTGAGAAAAACAAGTTTAACATTTTCAACCAGCTGTCTGCCCATTGTAATCAACAATTCGACGCCACCCAGGAGATACGCGATGGAATGGCGCTGCTGCTACGCCGTGATCCTTTTATGAAGGAATATTTGCGTGTACAGAAGGAAAATGAAGTATTGCGTGCCCAGCTACAGCATGCACTAAAAGTGCGCGATAGTAATGATACCAACGATGCCTAA
- the LOC108607819 gene encoding PRA1 family protein 3 has translation MSAPSTSAASDAAAALAGSLQLPPLRTLDDFVLGSARFQLPNLKDFDKWGNRVVKNLLYYQTNYFLVFLAVYVLMIVINPTKIISGLIVQALIIAVIWQFFSSKSKKNFIASRLTGGNAVLSAQSEQQKWYILAGALLAGYLFLHMISAVLLTAFTLLLPISMTFIHASLRLRNIKNKLANTIESFGPSTPMGALLDALNVRADGVIN, from the coding sequence ATGTCGGCACCGTCTACCTCTGCCGCAAgtgatgctgccgctgcgttgGCTGGAAGTCTGCAGTTGCCGCCACTACGGACGTTGGATGACTTTGTGCTAGGGTCGGCTCGATTCCAGTTGCCCAATCTGAAGGACTTCGACAAGTGGGGTAATCGGGTGGTCAAAAACCTGCTGTACTACCAAACCAATTACTTTTTGGTCTTTCTGGCCGTCTACGTGCTGATGATTGTAATTAATCCAACCAAGATCATCAGTGGCTTGATAGTCCAGGCCCTCATAATTGCTGTCATTTGGCAGTTCTTCAGCTCAAAATCGAAGAAGAACTTTATTGCAAGCCGCCTCACCGGCGGCAATGCCGTACTCTCCGCCCAGAGTGAGCAGCAAAAGTGGTATATACTGGCGGGTGCTTTGTTGGCCGGCTATCTTTTTTTGCATATGATAAGCGCGGTGCTGTTGACGGCTTTTACTCTGCTGCTTCCCATCTCGATGACATTTATCCACGCCTCGTTGAGGTTGCGCAATATTAAGAACAAGCTGGCTAATACTATTGAAAGCTTTGGTCCCTCCACGCCAATGGGCGCACTGTTAGATGCCTTGAATGTGCGCGCTGATGGAGTGATTAACTAA
- the LOC108595186 gene encoding uncharacterized protein LOC108595186: MDKGWKIQTASERQRSKNADFLLNFFLDEGLGTQLTQAIQLMISEDKGNVFKNKVEQAGHIQSSLPRYQDDQFNEQFGIKRSSFDKLLQVVGNAIASAVHVQPNLQISLSDKLLYKLMLIGSKKFFRDVGEWFGISKNSGHETSAFASLLPRYIKWSADNVCHQLVISNLPGVVDIIDELCIPLKRSVYDNHGQHKYTTLALQAVCDNRSYFVDVHIDVPVIQSVLLKSELFERLIDKQKPLVPPDKHIVG; encoded by the exons ATGGATAAGGGTTGGAAGATTCAGACTGCAAGCGAAAGACAAAGAAGCAAA AACGCTGACTTTTTGCTCAATTTCTTTTTGGATGAGGGATTGGGAACGCAGCTGACTCAGGCGATTCAGCTAATGATTTCCGAAGACAAAGGGAAtgtgtttaaaaacaaagttgagcAGGCAGGACATATACAGAGTAGTCTGCCTAGATATCAGGACGATCAGTTCAATGAACAATTTGGTATAAAACGCAGCAGCTTTGAT aaaCTCCTCCAAGTAGTTGGAAATGCTATCGCTAGCGCAGTACATGTTCAGCCCAATTTGCAGATATCGCTGTCGGATAAATTACTTTACAAGCTGATGTTAattggcagcaaaaaattcTTTCGTGATGTGGGCGAGTGGTTTGGCATATCAAAGAACTCTGGCCATGAGACATCCGCTTTTGCCTCGCTGCTGCCTCGCTATATCAAGTGGTCAGCAGACAATGTCTGTCATCAACTTGTCATAAGTAATCTTCCTGGCGTTGTTGACATTATTGATGAACTTTGCATACCTCTTAAGCGATCTGTGTATGATAATCATGGACAGCATAAATATACAACGCTAGCACTGCAAGCTGTCTGTGATAATAGAAGTTATTTTGTGGACGTCCATATCGACGTACCCGTAATCCAGAGCGTTCTACTAAAAAGCGAACTCTTTGAACGACTTATTGACAAACAGAAGCCGCTTGTGCCACCGGATAAACATATAGTCGGTTAA